Part of the Paenibacillus aurantius genome, GAATGGCTTGAATAGGCGGAGGAGGACTGAGGAAAAATCTTCTTATGGTCTTTAAGACGATAACGGAGGTTTGACCGATGAGGATTCTGTATCTGTTGACGGGGCTCGCCCTGGTCTTTATCGTATGCTCGCTGTTCAGCTATAACCGCAAAGGCATCCGGCTGCGTCCCGTTCTGGCTATGCTGGCCGCCCAGCTGATCCTGGCCTTTCTTCTCCTCAATACCCAGGTAGGGATCTGGCTCATCAGTCTCGTTTCCCGGATGTTCGGCAAGCTGGTTGATTTCGGAATCGCCGGAGTGGATTTTGTGTTCGGAGGACTGGAAAACCCCGGAGCCTCGACCTTCTTTCTCGATGTTCTGCTTCCGATCGTTTTTATCTCCATTCTGATCGGAATTCTGAATTTCTTCCGGATTTTGCCCTGGATCATCAAATACGTGGGACTCGGGCTCAGCAAGCTGAACGGCATGGGCAAGCTGGAGAACTACATAGCCGTTTCCTCGGCTTTCTTGGGGCAGTCCGAAGTCTTTCTGACCACGAAGCAGCAGCTCGGTCTCGTCTCCAGAAGGCGGCTCTATACCCTTTGTACTTCCGCCATGAGTGCCGTAAGCATGGCCATCGTAGGGGCCTACATGACTATGCTTCCTCCGAAATATGTGGTGGTTGCCATTGTGTTGAACATCCTCTCCGCGCTGATCGTGGCCAATCTCATCAATCCGTACGAGCTGGCGGAAGGGGAAGATTTGTATGGGATCGGGGAAGGAGAGAAGCACGACTCTTTCTTCCAGATGATCAGCGACAGCATCATGGACGGCTTCAAGGTGGCGATCATCGTCGGAGCCATGCTGATCGGGTACATCGCTTTAATCGCCATGATCAACTACTTGTTCGAGCTGGTCTTTCAGATCTCTTTCCAGGCGGTGCTCGGGTATATTTTTGCCCCCGTGGCTTTCCTGATGGGGGTTCCGTGGGGAGAGGCGGTTCAGGCGGGGTCCGTGATGGCCACCAAGCTGATCTCGAACGAATTCGTGGCGATGCTCTCCTTCAAGGACATGGCAGGAGGACTCTCCGCCAAAACGGTGGCGATTGTCTCCGTCTTCCTCGTCAGCTTCGCGAATTTCAGCTCCGTTGGCATCATTACCGGCTCGGTAAAAGCCCTTAATGAGAAACAGGGGGATCAGGTAGCCCGCTTCGGGCTCCGGCTTCTGCTCGGCTCCACCGTCGCCTCCGTCCTTTCGGGGACGATAGCGGGACTCTTTATCTAGCCTGCAGCCTGCCCCCGACACGACCGGCAAATGCTCCCTGTTTTCCAGGGGGCTTTTTTAATGGGGCAAGCCCGCACAGCAAAAAAAACCTGCAAGCCCTAGGCTGCAGGAGAAAAGGTTTGGGCGCCGTTTGCACGACGCCCTCATGGGAGAGGAGAAACCGGACGAAGGCTTATGGGGAAACGTAAGTCTTCTCCGCGGTTGTCTACGGCACTTTCATGCCGATACTTATAGAATGGACAGGCCGGCGGTAAATTATACATGCCTGTCCAAATTTTTTTGACGGCGGTTAAGAATGTGGTACTATAGCAACGATGGTAATCCTAAAGCAGGTGATGGAAGCATGAGAGTCATATCGGGAACGGCCAAAGGAAGGCCGCTTAAAGCCGTGCCCGGCACAGGGACGCGTCCTACGACGGACAAGGTTAAGGAGGCCGTTTTCAGCATGATCGGCCCTTACTTTGACGGGGGACGGGCTTTGGACCTGTTCGCCGGGACGGGCGGCTTGGGCATTGAAGCGTTAAGCAGGGGGATGGAACAAGCGGTCTTCGTTGACAAAGATAGCAAGAGCATCGAGGTGATCCGCGAGAACCTGAAGACGGCCAAGGTGGAAGGGAAAGCCGAGGTTTACCGCAATGAGGCGGTGCGGGCGCTGAAGGCGCTTGCCAAACGGGAGGTGCGGTTCGATCTGGTTTTTCTGGATCCGCCTTACCGGATGAAAGACATGGACGCACTTATGCTCCTTATGAAAGAACAGCGCCTGCTGAACGACGGGGCGACGGTTATGATCGAGCATGATTCGTCCCATACGTACCCCGAGGAGGCCGGTTCGTTTCATACGGTGAAGCATTCCGTTTACGGAGAGACCGCTATAACGGTATACCGGTATAACGAAGAGGACGGAGACAACGAGGAGCTGACGCAGGATGAAGAAGATCAAGCATGAAGCTACGGTGGCGGTGTGCCCCGGAAGCTTTGATCCGGTGACCTACGGGCATTTGGATATTATCTCCCGGGCGGCCGAAGCGTTTGACCGGGTCATCGTGGCGGTGCTGAACAACGCAAGCAAGAAGCCGCTGTTCACCGTGGAAGAGCGGATGCAGCTTCTGCAGGAAGTGACGAAGGACATTCCTAACGTCGAGGTCGACGGATTTGACGATCTGCTGATCAACTACATGACCCAGAAAAAAGCCCATATTATCGTCAAAGGGCTGCGGGCCGTTTCGGATTTTGAGTATGAGCTTCAGATGGCTTCGATGAACCGCAAGCTCAGCGATAAAATCGAAACGTTCTTCAT contains:
- the rsmD gene encoding 16S rRNA (guanine(966)-N(2))-methyltransferase RsmD → MRVISGTAKGRPLKAVPGTGTRPTTDKVKEAVFSMIGPYFDGGRALDLFAGTGGLGIEALSRGMEQAVFVDKDSKSIEVIRENLKTAKVEGKAEVYRNEAVRALKALAKREVRFDLVFLDPPYRMKDMDALMLLMKEQRLLNDGATVMIEHDSSHTYPEEAGSFHTVKHSVYGETAITVYRYNEEDGDNEELTQDEEDQA
- a CDS encoding NupC/NupG family nucleoside CNT transporter — encoded protein: MRILYLLTGLALVFIVCSLFSYNRKGIRLRPVLAMLAAQLILAFLLLNTQVGIWLISLVSRMFGKLVDFGIAGVDFVFGGLENPGASTFFLDVLLPIVFISILIGILNFFRILPWIIKYVGLGLSKLNGMGKLENYIAVSSAFLGQSEVFLTTKQQLGLVSRRRLYTLCTSAMSAVSMAIVGAYMTMLPPKYVVVAIVLNILSALIVANLINPYELAEGEDLYGIGEGEKHDSFFQMISDSIMDGFKVAIIVGAMLIGYIALIAMINYLFELVFQISFQAVLGYIFAPVAFLMGVPWGEAVQAGSVMATKLISNEFVAMLSFKDMAGGLSAKTVAIVSVFLVSFANFSSVGIITGSVKALNEKQGDQVARFGLRLLLGSTVASVLSGTIAGLFI
- the coaD gene encoding pantetheine-phosphate adenylyltransferase — protein: MKKIKHEATVAVCPGSFDPVTYGHLDIISRAAEAFDRVIVAVLNNASKKPLFTVEERMQLLQEVTKDIPNVEVDGFDDLLINYMTQKKAHIIVKGLRAVSDFEYELQMASMNRKLSDKIETFFMMSSSQYSYLSSSIVKQLAMFHGPIEDLVPPAVEKALRVKYAGR